In one Silene latifolia isolate original U9 population chromosome 10, ASM4854445v1, whole genome shotgun sequence genomic region, the following are encoded:
- the LOC141605392 gene encoding basic blue protein-like: protein MGQGRGSARPVLAVGLAILCLMAIAQPTLGAIYNINWTFNMVNWPNGKSFRAGDVLVFNYARTLHNVVPVSAAGYKSCNGRGGRVSQTGRDRFTLRRGANYFLCSFPGHCQGGMKIAVNAA, encoded by the exons ATGGGTCAGGGAAGAGGCAGTGCTAGACCAGTTTTGGCTGTTGGGTTAGCCATTTTGTGTCTTATGGCTATAGCTCAACCCACTCTTGGTGCCATTTACAATATTAACTGGACCTTCAATATGGTCAATTGGCCAAATGGCAAGTCCTTCAGGGCTGGTGATGTTTTAG TTTTCAACTATGCACGAACTCTACACAATGTGGTCCCAGTGAGTGCCGCTGGATACAAGAGCTGCAATGGCAGAGGTGGAAGAGTCAGCCAAACTGGTAGAGACAGGTTCACTTTAAGGAGGGGTGCCAATTATTTCCTCTGCAGTTTCCCAGGACATTGCCAGGGTGGCATGAAGATTGCTGTTAATGCTGCTTAA